TAACGAGCTTCCATTGTCTCAATCATTTCTTCTGCCAGTGGCATTAATTCTTCGTCTAGCTGTTCTACATATTCGCTTGAAAGTTGAAATTCTTCATAAGCGTTATCAATAATTTCCTTCTCTTCATTCATTAATTCACGACGTTCTTTTGCTGATTGTATTGCTTGTTCGGACAGTTCTTGAATTTCCTCTTCATCAGATAAAGCTAACATTTCTTCATACCATTGGTGTTCGTTCTGTTCTGCTTCTGTCAAAGGACCTTGCTTGTCTGATACATCTTGTTCAATTTGAACTGCTTCTTCTAAATGGTCATACATTAGTTCTGCCGTATTTTCTTCTTCGCATGCAGATAATATGACTGTAAACAACATTATTACAAATAGTATATATTTTCTTCTCAACTGTCTTCCCCCTTGAAAAATATATCTTCTTCTTTTTTTAAGGCGCTATTACTTAAGGAGAACCATTGCACCTCTTAGGTAATAGTTCGTGTCACTCGAACATGTACCCCTTCGTTTGCATTCTCACTGTTTCCTCATTAGCTTTTCCAGCCTCATCATCCCACTAAATTTTTGGCTCCAAAATAATGTCTACTGTTGATACTTTTCCATTCGCCCAAAAAAGAATCCCTTTACAAACTATCTTAATTTCTGCTAATTGACAAGGTTTTTATGTCAATTATGCTTGTATTTATTTACGCTTACCCAATATTTATCCCATAAAATTGGGTATTCATCCACTCCATCTCGTACCCACTGCATAGAGTAGTATTACATCGCTAATAAGGCGATTGATTATTAAAAAGGAGGAATTGCCATGCACGGATACGGTGGATGCTGCTTTGATCCTTGTGGATATGGATATGGTGCACAAGTTGCTCCAACTTATGGATACCCAACTGCAGGAAGAGGTTTTCCTTTAATTGTAGTCCTCTTCATCTTACTAATCATTGTAGGAGCTTCATGGTACGGAGCTTAATTTACCTTTCTTAGAAACGAGGGCTAAAAAGCTCTCGTTTCTTTTCATTTAGTTCGTTATAATATAATATATGTTACGATTTAAATATTAGGACAAGAAGTTTACTTTTAGCTAAACATTATTATACAACGAAATGAAAAAGTGTTTTCTAAAAGTTGATATGAAAGGAGAGATTGCTTTGTTAACAATGGATGATATTATCCGAGAAGGCCATCCAACATTACG
The Bacillus shivajii DNA segment above includes these coding regions:
- a CDS encoding YkyA family protein, with the translated sequence MRRKYILFVIMLFTVILSACEEENTAELMYDHLEEAVQIEQDVSDKQGPLTEAEQNEHQWYEEMLALSDEEEIQELSEQAIQSAKERRELMNEEKEIIDNAYEEFQLSSEYVEQLDEELMPLAEEMIETMEARYSIYQDLYNEYIETIELDIELYELIAQEELTVEELHEQHDLVNEAYEEINTLNEQFNEKTVQYNDEKRAFYEAADLNVVFEDM